The genomic DNA CCCAATGGAGCCACTCCTTGGCGCGGCTCACGTCCAAAGCATAATGATCGTCGGCAAAATCGATCATCCAAGGTTTAATAAACGGATCCTCCAGCAGCGGCGTCACGCCCTGCAGCCAGGCGCCAGTCTTCGCCATCATCTTCGGAATTCGTACGGTGTCCCAGTCTTCGCCATGCAGCAATCGTCCTAATCGATGCTGTAATTCGTCGTAGGTCAGCGGCTCCGGTTCGCCCAACAACATCACTGCCGTCTCAGGCAAAGTTCGGCGACGTTCGAGCACGCGCACAATCGCGTCGACCAGGTCTTCGAGATGCAGAAACGATTGGCCATGGGAAATATGACCGGGAAACATCTTGCTCGTGATGTGGCGTTCGTAGATCCGCTCGATTTGATGTGCCAGCGGAATGGATTGACAGTCATCGTCATACACCCCGGCGATTCGCAAGACGGCCGTCGGATAGTTCCCCCGTTCCTTCTCAAGCATCCGCTCCGTCTCCACTTTCGATTGCGGATAGGGCCAACGGGGATCGAGCGGCCATTCCTCAGTGATCGCTTCTCCTGGTTCGCAGGGTTTATGCACGAGCATCGTGCTGGAGAAGATGAATCGCGCCACCCGGAACCCGAGGGCATGCAGGGCGCGAAGCAGGCGTCGAGTCCCCTCGACCGTGACTTCACTGTACTTGGAACTGGGCTCACCCGAGAAATCGAAATACGCGGCCAGATGAACAACCGCGGCGATATCCGAGCCAAAGCGCCCTTTAACCATGGTGAGGGCCTGGACGACGCTGTCATCCGAGGTGAGATCACAAGGGATATTGTCCGCTGAGGACGGCGGATGCGGTTCACCGGGCCGATCCAATCCTGCCACTCGAAACTGAGCAGATAGTCGATCGGCAGTTCGAGCGCCAATGAGCCCACTGCTTCCTGTTACTAACACTAACTCCTTGGGTGTTGTTGTTTGCATGAGACCTGTGCTCAGCAAGAGCAATGCCGAAGCGCATTCAGATAGCCCCATTCAGACATTACAGCCCTATCATTGCCATGAACGGGCGAGTTGGCCCCTTAGAGCCACCGTTTTATATCCGGGGACTTTCTCTCGCGAGGACGAGGCCTGAATCATGTCTCGCGAAGGCTCTCAGTTCGGATGGATTGTCCCATGAGAGACATTTTGTCCCCGAGATCCGGGAAGCAGGCCCATCATGACAACCGGGTCATGCTCGTACGAGCCGCCCTCTGGTGGAACGGAACAGGCCTATTATGTTTGGGAGGGAAAGGCGCGGCTCTTGCTAGGAGAGTAGGCCTGACCACATTCAACATGAGGGAGTCATCATTAAATATATTACTCGCAGCATCGGCATTCGGATGATGATCTGCTTCGGTCTCATCGGAATGTGGGGTTCCGTGCTACCGATGGCGGAATCAGCGGAAGCCGGACAGCGTATCAATCCCGGCGAAGGAGCTCAATTGCGAGACGATGCGGAAAAACTCCTGAAAGGGAATCGCTCTGTATTAGGAAAGGTGTTGGCAATCACATCGGATCAGATCAAAGTCGACATCGGGGAAGTGCAGCCCCGCTTCCTCCCCCTCAAACAGGCCCAGCAGAAAGGGTTCCTCGGTATCACGGAAGGGGATGATTTGATCGTCGTGCTGAATGCGCAAAATCTGTTGGTGGACTATCACCCGCTGGACGGGCAAGCCAGCGCCCATACGATTATTCGAGGAGAGATCGCCCAAAACCTCCCGGTGGGTCAGGAACGGGTCGTGATTAAGTCCGCCGGGAAAGAAATGTCCTTCACCATCCGTTCACAGGCACGCAGCAAAGTTGCCGCGATACCCGTCGGCGTGGCCGCTGTGTTCTTGATCGATGAGACGAATCAGATTGCGGATGTAGGACTGTCCGGTCAACAGACCAGCAAACAGGCCGATCGACTCACAGACTCCATGCCGCCCATCAAGGGCGCCCATAAGCAGATAGACGGTACCGTTACCAGCCCGCTCCGGGCCAATCACATTACCGTTCGAACGGCCAATGGGTCTGAGAAACCTTTTGAAGTACGGGAGCTCCTTCACAAAAAACTCGCCGCCCTTCGTAAAGGGGATGCCGTCATTCTGCTCGTAGATACAGATGATAAAGTGATCGATGTTGCGGTGCCACCGCCGGGACGGTGAGCACAAATGCTCCCGCGCATTCATAGGCTGCCATGCGCGGGAGCGGCAGTCGCCATGCCGTATTGACGGAGCTTTCGAAGCAGCGTCTTCCGATGGATGCCGAGAATGACGGCCGATCGACCCACATCATGCCGGTGTGAATCGAGCACCCGCAAGATGTGGTCTCGTTCAAGATTCTCCAGCGTCACCCATCCCTGAGCGCGCGCGAGGGACTCCGGCGCAGCGTTCTTGACGACCGGAGGAAGATCCTCCGGATAGATCACGGCATGCGGACTCAAAGCGACGGCTCTCTCAATCGCATGTTCGAGTTCCCGAACGTTGCCCGGCCACCAGTATCGACTCAACAATTCCATGGCTTCGGAGGAGATCTCCTTCACCGGCGGAATTTTTATCGCCCCGTACAGGTTGAGGAACCGTTGCGCCAGGGCTGGAATGTCCTCCGGGCGCTCTCTCAAGGGCGGTATGTCGATCGTGACGACATTCATTCGATAATAGAGATCTTCGCGGAATGTCCCTGCGCGGACGAGAGGTTCGAGGGGCAGCTTGGAAGCCGCAATAATCCGCACGTCCAGCGACGTCGAAGCGCTGCTCCCGACACGCCGGATCTCCTTCTCCTGGATGACTCGTAATAGCTTGGCTTGCAGAGCCGGAGACAAGTCAGCGACCTCGTCCAGAAAACAGGTCCCGGAATGTGCCTTTTCAAGGAGACCTTTGCGCGATGACACCGCCCCGGTAAAAGATCCACGTTCATGTCCGAACAATTCGGATTCGAGCAGACTGTCTGCAAGTGCCCCCCCATCGACGGTGACGAAGGGGCCGCTGCTTCGAGGGCCGCTGACGTGAATGGCGCGAGCGATGAGTTCCTTTCCGGTACCGCTCTCGCCTTGTAATAAAACGGTGCTGTCGGTTTGTGCCACCCGGGCGATCGCTTTGTACACATGCACCATGCGTGGACTACTGCCGACGAGACTACCGAACGGCGAAGCGTCTTCCGGCTGCAGGTCTGAGGCGGTGGGACTCTCTGAAGGCGGAGAGGTATGTTCTAGTGCCCGTCTGGCGACGCATCGCACTTCATCGACAATAAATGGTTTAGTCAAATAATCGAAGGCACCGGCTTTAAGACCCTCTACGGCAGTCCTGAGAGAACCGTGGGCCGTCATCAACACCACGGGCATATTCGGGAAGCGGGTACGCATTTCAGTGAGAAACGTCAGGCCATCGAGCTGAGGCAGTTGCAAATCCGTTAAAATCAGATCCGCTGATCCCTGCTCGAAATATCGCCGCGCGCTTTTCGGATCACGCGCGGATGACACCTCATAACCCTCATGGGACAAAATGTTGCGCAATTCCTGAGCAGCCTCAGCGTTGCTATCGACGAGAAGAATTCGGGCATGTGAAATAGTCATCTGTACAGGTCCATGAAGGCCATCAATTAGGCCCGGTATAGAAATTGTAGAGTACGCCCCAGGGGCAACATCGTAACCTGGAAGAAACCCTGGCCACGAGACAATCGAGAACCATGAGTCGGCCTCAGCGTGGTACAGCATGGAATGGCTGGGACATGACGTGAGTAATCCTCCTCCTCTGCCTGGCGTTGGTCATCATTGCCGCATCATCACATGCTTCCTGGCGCTCCTGAGCGCGCTCATTCCTCCTGTCACCAGCGCTCAGATTCTTCAAAAACCAGAGCCTATTCCACCTGCGCCCATTCCAGGGCCGATTCCAAAACCGATTCCTCCGTCACCGATCCCGGCTCCTGCTCCAAAGCCGATCCCCCCTGCCCCTCCCCATTAACCCGGTTGCTCCTGATGTTCAGTTGTGAAGAAAATTGTGGTCTCATACGGAGGACAAGTTGTCCCGTGCGGGATACTTCGCTCCCTTCACGACCACGCCGTTGCCCCAATCGCACTCCATCGCGCGCATTTTAGAGAGTGCGCCCTCCGGCATGCCGTTTGCTCATATGTCCGATTGAGTCAGGTCGAAACACTCAGAGCACTCCGGTGCAACGCTCTGGGCGAGAGTCACCTCACGGCAGGTTTGGTCTCGCCCTCCACAGAATGGGGCAGGTATGAAACACCTGAGCCTATATGCGCTGATGGTAGTGGTCGCGGCAGGAATCTCGCTTCCATGCGAGGCGTTGGAATTTACCGCAGAGCGACTATCCCGTAGCGGTCAGGAAGTTCACCATGCCCGGATCTTCTACCGCGACCACATGTGGCGGTTGGAATACAACGAGCCTGGAGCCGTCAGCGCGACAATCGTCAGGGCCGACCGTAACCAGGTCTGGCACCTGATCCCCTCGATCCATCACTTCAGGACGGAGTCATACGGCAGCGACTATGCGCTGCACCTCACGATCCGATTGGATAACGAGACATCACGAGAATTCATCGGCACGCAGACCTTAGACGGGCATCCGACCACGCTGTACGAAGTGATTGCGACCGGTCCCGGAGGACAACAGGAAACCTATTATCAATGGGTCGCTACCGATATGAATTTTCCACTCAAGCTCGTCAAAAAGGACGGTGACTGGATGGTGGAATATCGTGACGTCAAGCTGGGCCGGCTCGCCGACTCGTTTTTCCAGCTTCCGCACCGGTATGTGCCGATGGAGCCATAAGGGGATCCTTTATGACCAATTCAACGTCCCTGCATCAGGCCCCCGGAGCAGGCGGTCATGTCATCGTCGGCCTCCTGCCGAGCGTGGATGCCGCCAGACTGGCTCTTGAATCTCTCCGTTCGCAGGGTGTTTCAGACGAGCAGATCGGACTGGCCATGCGGCAAGCGGACAACCCCTCTCAACGACCGAGGAGGACCGGCCCTCACCCACAGCGGAGGAGGCCACCAAGGGGGTTGTAGGAGGCGGTATCATCGGAAGGCTTGCCGGGTTGCTGACAGCGGCAGGCTTCGCGACCATCCCCGGTCTGGCTCCCCTGCTGGCAGGTGGATCGCTCATTTCTTTATTGGGAGCAACCGGTGCCTCCATCGTGGCGGCAAGTGGACTCGGCCTGTCACTAGTGGCCTCGTCGGCGCGTTGATCAGTATCAATCTACCTGAAACCGCGCTCCATCATTAGGAGCAGGCGGTACACCGGAGCAATGTACTCATCACCGTCAGAACCGACAGGGATTCCCAGAAGATTCTGCATGTACTGACCTCCGCAGGAGCCGACACGCACGTGCAATCGCAACGCCCACGATGATCGCCGATTACATGGGTTCGTCGACAAACCTGATAAGGGATGAGCGCTGGGGAATGGAAGGAACCGCCGGGAAACTTCCCGGGCACGTTCAGAATCTGATCGCGATACGGCTTTGCCCCGAGAGGGGGTCGAGGGTGGTCACCATTTCTCGTACTTTTCGCTCCACTACGGGTTCGATACATTCCCTGAGAATGTCCTCACAGGATACAAACATGGCTTCATGCACTTGGCGAAGCAATGCGCACCCCTCCTCGGATCGGGCCAATCTCATTTCAGCGGGGACGGATCCCTGTCTCGTAAGGGTCACATCAATTTCAGCCGGGGACATTTGAACCCGGACATGCGCATAGTTAGACTTCATGAACTCGGTGTGAAAGTTCAAGATCGCCAACATCACGGCATATTCAACATCGACTTTGTTCGGATTCATGCTTGCCATGGTCTACTACTCGTCACTCATGCGGCGTCTACCGGCGAGAGGATGATCGATCTTGGCTCGGACGGGCATCAAGACGGGCCACCCGTCCGGGGAAACTCCCTGCGGGTGGCGTCATAGCGGTCGTCCCGGTGAGATCGTTCGACACTGTATCTACGATATCGATTTCTCGGTCAACGTACCAATAGAGCGGCTCGCCAATGCAACACTTCTGGCGTGTCACCTCGGCCCCTGGGACGCCGCAGACCCATGATCGCCTCGGGGTGCGCATGACGGCGCACCCCGAGACATCCAGCCTATTCAGTACGCTTTGCTATATGCGGCCTCTCCGTCGTGAGTCCACAGCTTTTGTGCCGCCGACCACCACCACCCTTTTTTGGTCAAGGTCACCAGGAACGTATCAATATCCGCATCCTGGACATCTTGAGTGGCCATAAACCGGCAGCGATACCAGTTCACCATCATCAGGTCTGGACTGACGAAGCCTGGCCAGACTTTTGTTCCGCGATTCGAAATGAATTCGCATTTAAATGGTCCGAACTCCCCGTCCGGGAAGTTTGGAATACCCTTCTCGGTGATGATGTACATATCTACACCCACGAGCCGAATCTCTTTTTTCTTCTTTGTCGATTTCGCTGCTTCCGAAAACGTCGTTGCCATGAGCGACTCCCCCTTCGCGATTTGGTTGTGGGATCTCAGTTCTGTGCATGCATTTTGTCGACGATGGCCCGGGCATATTCGTCGGTCGTCGCAGTGCCTCCGACGTCGTAGGTGACATGTTTCCGTTCGTCCAGGACAGCGAACATGGCCTTTTCGATACGGTCTGCCGCCGCCGTCTCTTTCAACCATCGCAACATCATGATTCCTGACACCAACACCGCCGAAGGATTCACCTTCTTCATGCCAGCATACTTCGGCGCGGACCCGTGAACCGCCTCGAAGATCGAACAGTTGTCGCCGATATTGGCGCCGGGAGCGAATCCCAGCCCCCCCACGAGTCCCGCGCACAGATCCGTCAGGATATCGCCATACAAGTTCGGCAGGACCAGGCAGTCGAATTGGGCCGGGTTTCTCACCAGCTGCATGCAGCAATTGTCCACAATGACATCCCCGATCTCGATCTCAGGATATTTCTTCGCCGCTTCCCTGAATGCATCGAGAAACAGGCCGTCCGTCATCTTCATGATGTTGGCCTTATGCACGCAGTAGACCTTCTTCCGGCCATTGGCCCTCGCCCACTGGAATGCAAAATCGGCGATCCGGTAGGACCCCGGCCAGGTGATGACTTTCAAACACTGCGCCACCTCATCGGACACCATATGCTCGATGGCCGCATAGCAGTCTTCCGTGTTCTCACGGAAATTGATGATATCAATCTTGTCCCACGGGCGTTTCAACACCGGAATCAACTTCGCCGGTCGAACGTTGGCGAACAAATCGAACACCTTGCGGAGCGTCACGTTCGCGCTTTTGTGCCCCGTTCCGATCGGCGTGGTCGTGGGCCCCTTGAGCGCGACCTTGTTCTTGGCGATGTTCTCGATGGTCTTGTCCGGGAGCAAGGTGCCGTACTTCTCCAAACAGCCTAATCCGATCTCTTCGTATTCCCATTTGATATCGACGCCGCTTGCGTCGATGACCAGCCGCACCGCTTCGCAAATCTCAGGACCCGTACCTTCTCCCGGAAGCATCGTGACCACATGTTGTGCCATCAAAGAACCTCCCTTAAGCAGCAAGGGTATCGGACCATCCGCTCCCCTCTATACGAGCGAAGTGAATGCAAATTGAATTCCAGAATGAACTGCGTGGTGCTGGCACACGATCGCTGAAAATCGACCGTAGAATCGCGGTTCCTGCGATACAGGCTCCTTGTGCAATGCAGCACAGCCATTCGGGATGGTGCAACCGCACACATTCGGCGGATCTCCGTGCACCGACGCTCACCACGAACAATGTCGAATCGACTGTGCACCTAGGAGCGTGTAGGGAGTTCGGTCACAAACGTTTTGGCCAGCGGTCGGCAATAGCCTCCCAGCTGAGGCGATCCGGTCACGACCACGAGTCCCTGTGGACCGGCCGCCTGCAGAGCGCGTCTGAATGCGACATCAGGGTTCTCGACGATTTCCGCTGCCGCGGAAGAGTAGTTCCGCCATCGCTCCGTAATTGTCTGCGCATCGACGGCCAGCTCAAGTGGGTAACTGGTAACGATTATTCGGTCCGCTCCCGAACCGGAAAAGAAGCGAAGCATGTGCTCCCACTGTTGCTCGCGGGAAAGGGAGACGACCCATACGCTGCGACGCCCCTCGAATGCACAGCGGAGGTTTGCAACCAGCTGCGCCGCCGCCGGGGGATTGTGAGCGCTGTCAAGCACGACGGTCGGGGCGCCTGGAAAGACTTCACAGCAGGATGCAAGCTCCATCTCACTGAACAACCTTCCGATCTCTCGCGCGCCGATTTCAGGCACCAGTCCCCGGCGCCGCAGAACGTCGTAGGCCGTCAGCGCCTGTGACGCGTTGACCGCCGTAAAAGAGGCCGGCGACGGGATCGAGACCGTGGGAAAAATGGACGAACCGACCGTCAGCGTGCAGGTCCCTGTAGAACCGGTCCGGACGAAGTCCGTCATATCGTAGTCTTGTCCGCTCCACAACACCGGTGCTTTGAGCTCTGCGGCTCGGGATTCGATCACGGCGCGAGAACCCTTGGTCATGGGCCCGCACAGGACCGGGGTAAGCGGTTTGATGATTCCCGCCTTCTCGACCGCAATCTGCTCCAATGTCTCCCCGAACAGATCCGTATGGTCATACTCAACGTTCGTAATGACCGACAGCTCCGGCGTAATGACATTCGTCGCGTCCTGTCGCCCGCCGATCCCCACTTCAATTACCGCTAGATCCACCTTGGCAGCGCGAAACGCGAAGAAAGCCGCCGCGGTAAGAAACTCGAATGGGGCGAGCTGGAGGCCATACAGATCCAAAAACGATTTGATATGGTTGCAGGCATCGACCAGCTCTTCCTCGCCGATCGGCTGTCCGTTGATCGCAATGCGTTCCCGAAAGTGCAGCACGTGAGGACTGGTGTAGACGCCCACCTGCAAGCCGCTGGCTCGAGTCAGCGCCCCGAGCATCCGGCTCACCGTGGTTTTTCCGTTGGTGCCGGTTACGTGAACGGAACGGAATGCTCGATCCGGCCGCTTCAGCTCATGCAGGCAGCGCGACACGGCTTCCAGGCTGATGGTGCCGTCCGAAGGCCGCCCGCGGAGAATACAAGCCGTTTCGACTTGCCTGAGGAAATCCGTGACTTCCGTATAGTTACGAAAGGGCACGGTCCAGGAAGGCGGAAATGTGCGTGATCGCCGCTCAAGCATATTGACCTCGGAAGACGCACCCCGTACGGGGGCTACGCCAGTGAAATCGTCTCTTTCTCGAACTGATCGCCGGGCTCGACGACCTGACGCCAACCGTTGATGCCGTGATATCGATAATAGCGTTGCTCGGATGGCTCATAGGCGATCAGTAACAGCCACTGGTTATGAAAGAGTTTCTCGAGTAATGGCTGTCGGTTGATGATAGCCGTAATCCGGTCGCATGGAGCCTCGATAATTGCCGTCAACCGCATCGGCTCGTGATAGGCAACCCCGTCCTTCAGAACGGTTTGCGCCGGAAGACCCATCCGAAGATCGCTGTGACCGCCTGTCATCACCCCAATCCGACCCGTAACATTGTGATAAATTTTGCTTCCGCTTCCATAAACTTCAGGAGCCACCGTGGAGAAGTAATATTCCATGTTGATCCATTGCGCGACGATCAACGGCGCCGTCATGATGACCTCCAGGAGCCTTCCGTCTTTATCAGCGACATGATCGTAGGAGTGGAGAAACGAGCGGCCGCACAGATCGGCCGCCTCGGTCATCCGGCGGCGCCCGACTATAAATACGCTGTTTCTGGCCAGGCCCCACTCGGGACGCACTTGCCCCCAATCCACGCTGCGCCGCTCTATTTCACGCAAACATTCCCGCTGGTCGGCAGGAAAAGGGGTTGCGGACAAGGCTGCCCACCGCTCCGCGGCAGCCGCAGCCCCAGCCGCATGGACGTCCGCCTGAATTTGAGCGAATTCCTTCCGATGAGTGGACGGAATGTCTTCAAGATCGGCGATCCTGACCTGATCCGTAGTCGTGTCGTGGAGCGCCGCCACGAAATGAGTATCCGAAGGAATGGTCAGTCCTCGACCGGCAAGAAGATCTCGAACCTGCGGACGATTCGCAATCATCGCGAACACCCGCGCATTGGGAAGTCCCTGCCCCCCTCCACATGCTCCGCAATCCAATGACGACTCATAGGGATTATTTTCCGATGTGCTGCCGTGCCCGCAAAGAACGATCAATCTGGCGAACGGCCCGGTTAAACCCATGAGTCGTAAAGCCGTTTCAACGTAGTACGCCTGTTCGTTGACCGTAAAGCCCGTCCTCGTAATGCGGTCCAGTCGCGACCGAAACCCTCGGGACGTGAGACGGCAATCTCGGCGGAGTGCTTCGATTGCGATCGTTTCCTCCTCCCGGGGAAGGGACAATAGACGCCCGAGTGGCCCGGAACCCGCTCCAGTTTGTTGATCTGGTTCGAGCGCCTGCCGGCGGATATCTTCCAGGGCCTCTGCGGTCACTCGGCCTCTCAAGGCCTGCATGCGTGTTCGCAGCCAGGCTGCGATCTGCAGACGTTGTTCTGCGGCAAGCATGTTCTCGGCATCGGCGGTGGAGAATTTATCCACGGTCAACGTGGTGGACACGGCCGGCATGAGTACCGACTTCAAGAACGCGCTAAGACGATGGTACCAACGCGGGCATAGCGTCTTTCCGATGAAGGGAACCAGAAAGAACCATCCGATCGCTTCGACCATTACATACGGCGTAATCACATTATGCTTGAGGTCGTGCAGCAGTTCATGACTGGCGTGGACAAAGTGCGTCGTTTTCCGGCGACGCTGCGCCCGCTCTTTTTGGTAAGTCCTCGGGACCTCCCGGATCAGGTGTTTCGACTTCAAGAGCACAGGGCAGAGGGTCGTTTCGCCCTGCTCGTCCAATGATTGATATGAAAACGGCAACCCGAAGAAACCGGCGAATCCGAAAGTTTCATACGGGCCGCACTGCTCAAGATGCCGCCTGAACACCTCGGATCGCACATCGATGCAGAACGCAAACTGCGCCAGCGGGCGAGCAGAGTTCCCCTGTCGCACGGAGACAGAACCGTTCTCCTCACCGGAGGGGGCAAGCTGCCGCAACACCTCATGTTGGTGTGCCAATTCGAAGGCCTCCAGCCATTTAAGTTCCTGCTGTCGTACCGTAAACCGGTCAAGCCAGTTCACTAGAACTGACAGGTCGCTGGACGGGGTTGAGATCAGGGCGCTCGCAGGAAGCCCCAGAGCCTCCGCGATCTTCATGCAGGCATGAACGTGCAGGGCAACAGCGACATGATGCTGCCTGTCTCGCTCGTCCTGAAACCAGCGCGCGCAATGACGCTCCCACTCAGTCGCATCGCACCGCGTCCACCGACCCTGAAGGCGCGCGGCTTCCGACAAGGTTTTCTCGGACAGGCACCCGGAAACGGAGGCTCGCTTGAGCCACACCGAATGGGGGAATTGCCTGGCATACTCTTCGATCGCCCCAATCGTTCCGGCGCACCCCATGGCCTTCCGACAGGTGCTCTCGACGAGTTCCTGTTCATAGAACAGACGAACGGCTAAATACTTGACCAGATCGATGCGATAGGCTATCTGCCAAGGCCGCGAGGTCTGTTCCTCACGCCACTTGATGAATCCTGCCCAACCCGGCAAGGCGGCCAGGTGCAGCGACAGATATTCCTGCCAGGACTGATTGGGAACTTGAAGCCTGTCCAACGATTGCAACAGAGCATCCTCCGGACGGTCAGCCAACGCTCGGATTTTAGAAGCCGCCCGTTCAATACCTGACAATCTAAGGCTTACGTCATACTGGGCCGCCGCTTTCCAAGCTCTGAAGAACGTCTCTTCCCGTTTGGGCATCGGCCATACCGCTTCCCCCTCGTCGCAGAACGCCGCGCACCATTTGATCATGTGACGATTGATCTCGCTCGTCATCTCAGTCCCAAGCGTGCGATCACACCAGGCGGCCAGGGTTTCCAGGCGCCCGGCTTCCCCGGGCACGCACGCAAGTCCTTGGTCGGACAGATTCGTGTCCCCCTCGCCGATTCTCCTCGTACATGCCGCGATCTTGTCGAAAAGGGCCGACTGTTCCTGGCTCCAAGGCGGAGAGGAATTCTCCCGACCAAGGCGTTGAATCCCTTCAGTCATCGAGAGGCGCAGCACGTCGAGATGAGAGAGCACTCGATCACCAAAGGCCACATGCGTCTCCGTGGCGATCGGCTTCAAGACTGCCTCGAGGTGCGTGGCCTTGATACGGCCCGTTCGAAAGGCTTCACGAAAAGCAGGGCCCGGGAGGGTGCTTCGCCCTCCGAACAAGTGCTCTCCCCGCTCAACCGCGTCCTCGAATTTCTGGTCTTCCAACCCCTGCAAAGGATTTCGCGCGATGATCGTTTGCATCGGCCAGACCCTGGGGATAACCTCGCCGGCCAAACTGACATATGACCGCAAGGCCATCCGCTGCGCGTCGGTATAGTGCGATTGCATGCGATCTGCTGTGTGCATACGGTTCACCTCACATTGCCTGAGCTGCACGAAGCAAAACCGGGGCCACCATTTCATTTGACTGCACCAGTGCCGGCGAACCTTGAAAAATAGAGGGAAACACTGGCCGCTGCGTTATTCCAATATGACAAGGCTTCCTAGGAGCTTCCGCACTCAGTGCAAGGACACACCTACAGTGTGCCCTTGCACGCAAGGGGCAACTCACCCGCTCGATGAGGCGCCGCGTCGATACAGCTCAGATGGGATGCGCATAGGCGCCGACGTCACATGTGACCAAGCTTGCGTAGGGTCTCCATCCCACGACCCTCATCCTGTGCACGGCCGGCTCGTTCGGCGGTCGCAGTCGTGCGCAGCTCCGTGATGATCTGGGGAATGGTCGTCGCACAGGAGGCGATCGTGCCCGTACAAGGGACACACCCCAAGCTGCGGTACCGAGTGCCGGCTCCTTGGTCGAAATATGGCGTCGGCAATTG from Nitrospira sp. ND1 includes the following:
- a CDS encoding sigma-54 dependent transcriptional regulator; the encoded protein is MTISHARILLVDSNAEAAQELRNILSHEGYEVSSARDPKSARRYFEQGSADLILTDLQLPQLDGLTFLTEMRTRFPNMPVVLMTAHGSLRTAVEGLKAGAFDYLTKPFIVDEVRCVARRALEHTSPPSESPTASDLQPEDASPFGSLVGSSPRMVHVYKAIARVAQTDSTVLLQGESGTGKELIARAIHVSGPRSSGPFVTVDGGALADSLLESELFGHERGSFTGAVSSRKGLLEKAHSGTCFLDEVADLSPALQAKLLRVIQEKEIRRVGSSASTSLDVRIIAASKLPLEPLVRAGTFREDLYYRMNVVTIDIPPLRERPEDIPALAQRFLNLYGAIKIPPVKEISSEAMELLSRYWWPGNVRELEHAIERAVALSPHAVIYPEDLPPVVKNAAPESLARAQGWVTLENLERDHILRVLDSHRHDVGRSAVILGIHRKTLLRKLRQYGMATAAPAHGSL
- a CDS encoding folylpolyglutamate synthase/dihydrofolate synthase family protein; amino-acid sequence: MLERRSRTFPPSWTVPFRNYTEVTDFLRQVETACILRGRPSDGTISLEAVSRCLHELKRPDRAFRSVHVTGTNGKTTVSRMLGALTRASGLQVGVYTSPHVLHFRERIAINGQPIGEEELVDACNHIKSFLDLYGLQLAPFEFLTAAAFFAFRAAKVDLAVIEVGIGGRQDATNVITPELSVITNVEYDHTDLFGETLEQIAVEKAGIIKPLTPVLCGPMTKGSRAVIESRAAELKAPVLWSGQDYDMTDFVRTGSTGTCTLTVGSSIFPTVSIPSPASFTAVNASQALTAYDVLRRRGLVPEIGAREIGRLFSEMELASCCEVFPGAPTVVLDSAHNPPAAAQLVANLRCAFEGRRSVWVVSLSREQQWEHMLRFFSGSGADRIIVTSYPLELAVDAQTITERWRNYSSAAAEIVENPDVAFRRALQAAGPQGLVVVTGSPQLGGYCRPLAKTFVTELPTRS
- a CDS encoding isocitrate dehydrogenase encodes the protein MATTFSEAAKSTKKKKEIRLVGVDMYIITEKGIPNFPDGEFGPFKCEFISNRGTKVWPGFVSPDLMMVNWYRCRFMATQDVQDADIDTFLVTLTKKGWWWSAAQKLWTHDGEAAYSKAY
- a CDS encoding NAD(P)-dependent oxidoreductase, producing the protein MLVTGSSGLIGARTADRLSAQFRVAGLDRPGEPHPPSSADNIPCDLTSDDSVVQALTMVKGRFGSDIAAVVHLAAYFDFSGEPSSKYSEVTVEGTRRLLRALHALGFRVARFIFSSTMLVHKPCEPGEAITEEWPLDPRWPYPQSKVETERMLEKERGNYPTAVLRIAGVYDDDCQSIPLAHQIERIYERHITSKMFPGHISHGQSFLHLEDLVDAIVRVLERRRTLPETAVMLLGEPEPLTYDELQHRLGRLLHGEDWDTVRIPKMMAKTGAWLQGVTPLLEDPFIKPWMIDFADDHYALDVSRAKEWLHWEPRHSLRDTLPKMIDALRRDPVAWYRAHHLSLPAELEEKR
- a CDS encoding isocitrate/isopropylmalate dehydrogenase family protein gives rise to the protein MAQHVVTMLPGEGTGPEICEAVRLVIDASGVDIKWEYEEIGLGCLEKYGTLLPDKTIENIAKNKVALKGPTTTPIGTGHKSANVTLRKVFDLFANVRPAKLIPVLKRPWDKIDIINFRENTEDCYAAIEHMVSDEVAQCLKVITWPGSYRIADFAFQWARANGRKKVYCVHKANIMKMTDGLFLDAFREAAKKYPEIEIGDVIVDNCCMQLVRNPAQFDCLVLPNLYGDILTDLCAGLVGGLGFAPGANIGDNCSIFEAVHGSAPKYAGMKKVNPSAVLVSGIMMLRWLKETAAADRIEKAMFAVLDERKHVTYDVGGTATTDEYARAIVDKMHAQN
- a CDS encoding Na-translocating system protein MpsC family protein, which produces MASMNPNKVDVEYAVMLAILNFHTEFMKSNYAHVRVQMSPAEIDVTLTRQGSVPAEMRLARSEEGCALLRQVHEAMFVSCEDILRECIEPVVERKVREMVTTLDPLSGQSRIAIRF